TCTGATGAGGCTAAGCAGGTTAAAGGTGCCGGTAAAAGCGCTCGATTCGCTCCGGGTAATGGCTTGATAATGACCGATTCATGCACGTCGTCTAAAGGCAGTCGGCGATCTTTAAATTTTTTAACGAGAGGATCTTCCATCGCCTGTCGCAACGCTTTAGCCATTTCAGCCGCTGTGGTAAACCGGCGGGCGGGCAGTTTTTCCAAAGACTGTTTCACAATTGCCTGCAACGATTGGGGAATGGTTGTCGGCAACTCTAAGCGCTGATTCATGTGCGCCCACATCAGCTTGCCTGGATAGCCGGTAAATGGACGCTGCCCAATTAAAAGTTCAAATAGTAAAATTCCCACGGCATAGACATCTGATGCCGGTGAATAAAGGCCGTAAAATCGTTCGGGTGCCATGTATGCCGGTGAACCCATCGAGGCATCTGGGGAAGGCACACCGCGAGGTGCACTCTTTGCCTCGCGCACTCGCTGGGCGATGCCAAAGTCAGACAGTCGCGGCAACCAGCCGGCATTCCCCAAATTTAAAAGAATATTTTCCGGTTTAATATCGCAGTGAATAATCCCTCGCTGATGGCTGTAATCTAATCCAGCTAAAATGCCAATTGCCAGACGCAAGCCTTCTCCTAAATTTAGGGCGCTGTCTTGTTCTAGTAAGCTGCGGAGTGTTCCTCCCTCGCAATAGTCCATTACCAAATACCGGCCTGTTGCCGTGTGTTCTAAGGCTTGGCAAGCAACAATATTGGGATGTTGCAGGGTAAGCAGCGATCCGAGTTCTTGTAAAAATTTATGGGTGGGTGCGCGTTGGTGGCTGAGTTCTTTGAGGGCAACTAACTGGCCGGTTGTGCGATCAATGCCGCAAAAAACTCGCCCAAATTGGCCTTGACCGATGAGTCCGATAATGCCGTACTTAGAGTGCTGCGGTACGATTTTGTGGGCCGGCGTTCGATGCAGAGTCAAGTCCTTCACCTTCATTATCCTTCCCCGCTTTGGGTCGGTAGGTAGACATCAATAAACGCCACAGGTTTCGGTTTAATGCCCCATGCCCTTTCCCTCGTCTGCGGTGAATTA
This genomic window from Microcoleus sp. FACHB-672 contains:
- a CDS encoding serine/threonine-protein kinase, whose translation is MKDLTLHRTPAHKIVPQHSKYGIIGLIGQGQFGRVFCGIDRTTGQLVALKELSHQRAPTHKFLQELGSLLTLQHPNIVACQALEHTATGRYLVMDYCEGGTLRSLLEQDSALNLGEGLRLAIGILAGLDYSHQRGIIHCDIKPENILLNLGNAGWLPRLSDFGIAQRVREAKSAPRGVPSPDASMGSPAYMAPERFYGLYSPASDVYAVGILLFELLIGQRPFTGYPGKLMWAHMNQRLELPTTIPQSLQAIVKQSLEKLPARRFTTAAEMAKALRQAMEDPLVKKFKDRRLPLDDVHESVIIKPLPGANRALLPAPLTCLASSETFVYGALATEVRIWPANRQPLIKVSLPAPVTQLQPQSQGCLVHTLQQLYWLGADEWQPRSLLNLGMPDQESLGDHAGASSAYKAAIDLDSRWLAVAMGGQLRFYSLAALQSAKPDELSQLPVRMLALGEETLPEIMFLDRRHLLAVWQDLKKNQTLFRVYTRRGTQLGSLSLPVVCKENSYGRLWTLTEEPYTLFGIEQTPKPTVLRIRLHPLHMTRIPLETVPVCWAAVQGGCVIANAQGEILFLDLQGRRVGTLKGTKAPLAIAGWGANGLAIATRVNDQGYLYSLEVEGARLG